Proteins from a genomic interval of Clostridium scatologenes:
- a CDS encoding amino acid ABC transporter ATP-binding protein: MIKIEHLKMQFGQSVILKDISIEIGKGEVIVLIGPSGTGKSTFLRCLNFLVKPTEGKITIDGFTVDAKIASKKDIYKLRQKTSMVFQNYNLLKNKTAIQNIMEPMVTVQKKSKKEAEETAVALLKKVGLLDKRDAYPKEMSGGQQQRIGIARAMAVNANVILFDEPTSSLDPELVGEVLTVIKQLAAEHNKTMLIVTHEMKFAKEVADKMIFLEDGYIAGMGTPKEIFENCTNERIRKFVNTVTANSMGDK; the protein is encoded by the coding sequence ATGATTAAGATTGAACATTTAAAAATGCAATTTGGACAATCTGTTATTTTAAAAGATATTAGTATTGAGATAGGAAAAGGTGAGGTTATAGTATTGATTGGCCCATCAGGTACAGGTAAATCCACATTCCTTCGTTGTCTTAATTTTTTAGTAAAGCCTACAGAAGGTAAAATTACAATAGATGGTTTTACTGTAGATGCTAAAATTGCTTCTAAGAAAGATATTTACAAATTAAGGCAAAAAACATCTATGGTTTTTCAAAATTATAATTTATTGAAAAATAAAACTGCTATTCAAAATATCATGGAACCTATGGTAACAGTACAAAAGAAAAGTAAAAAGGAAGCTGAAGAGACAGCTGTTGCCTTACTTAAAAAAGTAGGACTTTTAGATAAAAGGGATGCATATCCAAAAGAAATGTCTGGTGGGCAGCAGCAAAGAATAGGAATTGCAAGAGCCATGGCTGTGAATGCAAATGTGATTTTATTTGACGAACCTACATCTTCTTTAGATCCTGAATTAGTTGGAGAAGTGTTGACTGTAATTAAACAACTGGCAGCAGAACATAACAAAACAATGTTGATTGTAACTCATGAAATGAAATTTGCAAAAGAGGTTGCTGATAAAATGATCTTTTTAGAAGATGGTTATATTGCAGGAATGGGAACTCCTAAAGAGATATTTGAAAATTGTACAAATGAGAGAATTAGAAAATTTGTGAATACAGTAACTGCAAATAGTATGGGGGATAAATAA